In Nilaparvata lugens isolate BPH chromosome 5, ASM1435652v1, whole genome shotgun sequence, the following proteins share a genomic window:
- the LOC111043259 gene encoding protein disulfide-isomerase isoform X1 — translation MFLDYINMYSLLLCSLLALSGLVSCDEESAKSNVLVFTTENFQAGIETNENVLVEFYAPWCGHCKGLEPIYEETANLLAEKNSNIKLAKVDAIENKQLAEQYQIRGYPTLKFFRKGKAPIDYSGDRKPESFISWLEKKSGTPAKILASVEELKEFQEANSICVVGYFKDPQSEKAKLFTDVADTIDHHPFAIISIDQAFKDQGIEEDSKIVLFKQFDEGKAIFDGELDEANLKKFVIAESLPLIVDFNQDTATKIFGGEFQSHLLLFLSQSSGHYDTLLEGAKSIVKEFRDKILFVSINADEEEHGRILDFFGLKKEEIPSMRIIKLADDMVKFKPEKQDFSAENIKSFVSDFIEGKLKQHLLSQDLPEDWDKKAVKVLVASNFADIAYDKSKDVLVEFYAPWCGHCKQLEPIYDQLGESLKEKDDIVVAKMDATINELEDTKILSFPTIKLYKKGDNKVVQYNGERTLEGLSKFIESGGEYGKAPAEAEEEDEDDDLPRKDEL, via the exons atgtttctagATTATATTAACATGTATTCTTTATTACTTTGTAGTTTATTAGCCCTAAGCGGTCTTGTTTCTTGTGATGAAGAATCAGCCAAGAGTAATGTATTAGTTTTTACTACTGAAAATTTCCAAGCCGGTATTGAAACCAATGAAAACGTACTTGTAGAATTCT ATGCTCCATGGTGTGGTCACTGTAAGGGTTTGGAACCTATCTACGAAGAAACTGCCAATTTGTTAGCAGAGAAGAATTCCAACATCAAACTTGCAAAGGTTGATGCTATTGAAAACAAGCAGCTAGCAGAACAATATCAAATCAGAGGATATCCAACTCTGAAATTCTTTAGGAAAGGGAAAGCACCTATCGACTATTCAG gtgaTAGAAAACCTGAGTCATTCATCTCCTGGCTTGAAAAGAAGAGTGGAACCCCAGCCAAAATCCTCGCTTCTGTTGAAGAACTCAAAGAATTCCAAGAAGCTAACAGCATTTGTGTCGTTGGATACTTCAAG GACCCACAGTCTGAGAAGGCAAAATTATTCACTGATGTCGCTGACACCATCGATCACCATCCATTCGCCATCATCTCAATCGACCAAGCATTCAAGGACCAGGGAATCGAAGAAGACTCCAAAATCGTCTTATTCAAGCAg TTTGACGAGGGCAAGGCAATTTTTGATGGAGAACTGGATGAGGCCAATCTGAAGAAGTTCGTGATAGCCGAATCACTGCCATTGATCGTTGACTTCAACCAGGACACTGCTACCAAGATATTCGGCGGAGAATTCCAGAGCCATCTGTTGCTGTTCCTGTCCCAGTCCAGTGGCCACTACGACACCCTTCTCGAAGGAGCCAAGTCGATCGTCAAGGAATTCAGAGACAAG ATTCTTTTCGTCTCCATCAACGCTGATGAAGAAGAGCATGGAAGAATCCTAGATTTCTTCGGATTGAAGAAGGAAGAAATTCCCTCGATGAGAATTATCAAGCTGGCCGATGATATGGTCAAGTTCAAGCCCGAGAAACAAGACTTCAGCGCCGAAAACATCAAGAGCTTTGTCAGTGATTTCATTGAAGGAAAACTGAAG CAACACTTGCTGTCACAAGACTTGCCAGAAGACTGGGACAAGAAGGCAGTGAAAGTGCTTGTGGCGTCGAACTTCGCCGATATCGCCTATGACAAGTCCAAGGATGTGCTTGTTGAGTTCTACGCTCCATGGTGCGGACACTGCAAACAACTGGAGCCCATCTATGATCAG CTGGGCGAGTCTTTGAAGGAGAAGGACGACATTGTCGTAGCCAAGATGGATGCCACCATCAATGAGTTGGAAGACACCAAGATCCTCAGTTTCCCCACAATAAAGCTGTACAAGAAGGGCGACAACAAGGTGGTGCAATACAACGGCGAGAGAACACTGGAAGGACTGTCCAAGTTCATCGAATCGGGCGGTGAATACGGAAAAGCACCCGCTGAG gctgaagaagaagatgaagatgacgATCTTCCGAGAAAGGATGAGTTGTAA
- the LOC111043259 gene encoding protein disulfide-isomerase isoform X2 — translation MFLDYINMYSLLLCSLLALSGLVSCDEESAKSNVLVFTTENFQAGIETNENVLVEFYAPWCGHCKGLEPIYEETANLLAEKNSNIKLAKVDAIENKQLAEQYQIRGYPTLKFFRKGKAPIDYSGDRKPESFISWLEKKSGTPAKILASVEELKEFQEANSICVVGYFKDPQSEKAKLFTDVADTIDHHPFAIISIDQAFKDQGIEEDSKIVLFKQFDEGKAIFDGELDEANLKKFVIAESLPLIVDFNQDTATKIFGGEFQSHLLLFLSQSSGHYDTLLEGAKSIVKEFRDKILFVSINADEEEHGRILDFFGLKKEEIPSMRIIKLADDMVKFKPEKQDFSAENIKSFVSDFIEGKLKQHLLSQELPEDWDKKAVKVLVASNFADIAYDKSKDVLVEFYAPWCGHCKQLEPIYDQLGESLKEKDDIVVAKMDATINELEDTKILSFPTIKLYKKGDNKVVQYNGERTLEGLSKFIESGGEYGKAPAEAEEEDEDDDLPRKDEL, via the exons atgtttctagATTATATTAACATGTATTCTTTATTACTTTGTAGTTTATTAGCCCTAAGCGGTCTTGTTTCTTGTGATGAAGAATCAGCCAAGAGTAATGTATTAGTTTTTACTACTGAAAATTTCCAAGCCGGTATTGAAACCAATGAAAACGTACTTGTAGAATTCT ATGCTCCATGGTGTGGTCACTGTAAGGGTTTGGAACCTATCTACGAAGAAACTGCCAATTTGTTAGCAGAGAAGAATTCCAACATCAAACTTGCAAAGGTTGATGCTATTGAAAACAAGCAGCTAGCAGAACAATATCAAATCAGAGGATATCCAACTCTGAAATTCTTTAGGAAAGGGAAAGCACCTATCGACTATTCAG gtgaTAGAAAACCTGAGTCATTCATCTCCTGGCTTGAAAAGAAGAGTGGAACCCCAGCCAAAATCCTCGCTTCTGTTGAAGAACTCAAAGAATTCCAAGAAGCTAACAGCATTTGTGTCGTTGGATACTTCAAG GACCCACAGTCTGAGAAGGCAAAATTATTCACTGATGTCGCTGACACCATCGATCACCATCCATTCGCCATCATCTCAATCGACCAAGCATTCAAGGACCAGGGAATCGAAGAAGACTCCAAAATCGTCTTATTCAAGCAg TTTGACGAGGGCAAGGCAATTTTTGATGGAGAACTGGATGAGGCCAATCTGAAGAAGTTCGTGATAGCCGAATCACTGCCATTGATCGTTGACTTCAACCAGGACACTGCTACCAAGATATTCGGCGGAGAATTCCAGAGCCATCTGTTGCTGTTCCTGTCCCAGTCCAGTGGCCACTACGACACCCTTCTCGAAGGAGCCAAGTCGATCGTCAAGGAATTCAGAGACAAG ATTCTTTTCGTCTCCATCAACGCTGATGAAGAAGAGCATGGAAGAATCCTAGATTTCTTCGGATTGAAGAAGGAAGAAATTCCCTCGATGAGAATTATCAAGCTGGCCGATGATATGGTCAAGTTCAAGCCCGAGAAACAAGACTTCAGCGCCGAAAACATCAAGAGCTTTGTCAGTGATTTCATTGAAGGAAAACTGAAG CAACACTTGCTGTCACAAGAATTGCCAGAAGACTGGGACAAGAAGGCAGTGAAAGTGCTTGTGGCGTCGAACTTCGCCGATATCGCCTATGACAAGTCCAAGGATGTGCTTGTTGAGTTCTACGCTCCATGGTGCGGACACTGCAAACAACTGGAGCCCATCTATGATCAG CTGGGCGAGTCTTTGAAGGAGAAGGACGACATTGTCGTAGCCAAGATGGATGCCACCATCAATGAGTTGGAAGACACCAAGATCCTCAGTTTCCCCACAATAAAGCTGTACAAGAAGGGCGACAACAAGGTGGTGCAATACAACGGCGAGAGAACACTGGAAGGACTGTCCAAGTTCATCGAATCGGGCGGTGAATACGGAAAAGCACCCGCTGAG gctgaagaagaagatgaagatgacgATCTTCCGAGAAAGGATGAGTTGTAA